One region of Pongo pygmaeus isolate AG05252 chromosome 21, NHGRI_mPonPyg2-v2.0_pri, whole genome shotgun sequence genomic DNA includes:
- the ADAM33 gene encoding disintegrin and metalloproteinase domain-containing protein 33 isoform X10, with translation MGWRPRRARGTPLLLLLLLLLFWPVPSAGVLQGHIPGQPVTPHWVLDGQPWRAVSLEEPVSKPDVGLVALEAEGQELLLELEKNQLLAPGYIETHYGPDGQPVVLAPNHRDHCHYQGRVRGFPDSWVVLCTCSGMSGLVTLSRNASYYLRPRPRRGSKDFSTHKIFRMEQLLTWKGACGHRDPGDKAGMTSLSGAPQSRDRREARRTWKYLELYIVADHTLFLTRHRNLNHTKQRLLEVANYVDQLLRTLDIQVVLTGLEVWTERDRSRVTQDANATLWAFLQWRQGLWAQRPHDSAQLLTGRAFQGATVGLAPVEGMCRAESSGGVSTDHSELPIGAAATMAHEIGHSLGLSHDPDGCCVEAAAESGGCVMAAATGHPFPRVFSACSRRQLRAFFRKGGGACLSNAPDPGLPVPPALCGNGFVEAGEECDCGSGQECGDLCCFAHNCSLRPGAQCAHGDCCAHCLLKPAGALCRQAMGDCDLPEFCTGTSSHCPPDVYLLDGSPCARGSGYCWDGACPTLEQQCQQLWGPGSRPAPEACFQVVNSAGDAHGNCGQDSEGHFLPCAGRDALCGKVQCQGGKPSLLAPHMVPVDSTIHLDGHEVTCRGALALPSAQLDLLGLGLVEPGTQCGPRMVCQSRRCRKTAFQELQRCLTACHGHGVCNSNHNCHCAPGWAPPFCDKPGFGGSMDSGPVQAENHDTFLLAMLLSVLLPLLPGAGLAWCCYRLPGAHLQRCSWGCWRDPACSGPKDGPHRDHPLGGVPPMELGPTATGQPWPLDPENSPEPSSYPEKPLPTVSPDPQADQVQMPSSCLW, from the exons GACATATCCCTGGGCAGCCAGTCACCCCCCACTGGGTCCTGGATGGACAACCCTGGCGCGCCGTCAGCCTGGAGGAGCCG GTCTCGAAGCCAGACGTGGGGCTGGTGGCCCTGGAGGCTGAAGGCCAGGAGCTCCTGCTTGAGCTGGAGAAGAACCA GCTGCTGGCCCCAGGATACATAGAAACCCACTACGGCCCAGATGGGCAGCCAGTGGTGCTGGCCCCCAACCACAGG GATCATTGCCACTACCAAGGGCGAGTAAGGGGCTTCCCCGACTCCTGGGTAGTCCTCTGCACCTGCTCTGGGATGAG TGGCCTGGTCACCCTCAGCAGGAATGCCAGCTATTATCTGCGTCCCCGGCCACGCCGGGGCTCCAAGGACTTCTCAACCCACAAGATCTTTCGGATGGAGCAGCTGCTCACCTGGAAAGGAGCCTGTGGCCACAGGGATCCTGGGGACAAAGCGGGCATGACCAGCCTTTCTGGTGCTCCCCAGAGCAGG GACAGGCGAGAAGCGCGCAGGACCTGGAAGTACCTGGAACTGTACATTGTGGCAGACCACACCCTG TTCTTGACTCGGCACCGAAACTTGAACCACACCAAACAGCGTCTCCTGGAAGTCGCCAACTACGTGGACCAG CTTCTCAGGACTCTGGACATTCAGGTGGTGCTGACCGGCCTGGAAGTGTGGACCGAGCGGGACCGCAGCCGCGTCACGCAGGACGCCAACGCCACGCTCTGGGCCTTCCTGCAGTGGCGCCAGGGGCTGTGGGCGCAGCGGCCCCACGACTCCGCGCAGCTGCTCAC GGGCCGCGCCTTCCAGGGCGCCACGGTGGGCCTGGCTCCCGTCGAGGGCATGTGCCGCGCCGAGAGCTCGGGAGGCGTGAGCACG GACCACTCGGAGCTCCCCATTGGCGCCGCAGCCACCATGGCCCATGAGATCGGCCACAGCCTCGGCCTCAGCCACGACCCCGACGGCTGCTGCGTGGAGGCTGCGGCCGAGTCCGGAGGCTGCGTCATGGCTGCGGCCACCGG GCACCCGTTTCCGCGCGTGTTCAGCGCCTGCAGCCGCCGCCAGCTGCGCGCCTTCTTCCGCAAGGGGGGCGGCGCGTGCCTCTCCAATGCCCCGGACCCCGGACTCCCGGTGCCGCCGGCGCTCTGCGGGAACGGCTTCGTGGAGGCGGGCGAGGAGTGTGACTGCGGCTCTGGCCAG GAGTGCGGCGACCTCTGCTGCTTTGCTCACAACTGCTCGCTGCGCCCGGGGGCCCAGTGCGCCCACGGGGACTGCTGCGCGCACTGCCTG CTGAAGCCGGCTGGAGCGCTGTGCCGCCAGGCCATGGGTGACTGTGACCTCCCTGAGTTCTGCACGGGCACCTCCTCCCACTGTCCCCCAGACGTTTACCTACTGGACGGCTCACCTTGTGCCAGGGGCAGTGGCTACTGCTGGGATGGCGCATGTCCCACGCTGGAGCAGCAGTGCCAGCAGCTCTGGGGGCCTG GCTCCCGTCCAGCTCCCGAGGCCTGTTTCCAGGTGGTGAACTCTGCGGGAGATGCTCACGGAAACTGCGGCCAGGACAGCGAGGGCCACTTCCTGCCCTGTGCAGGGAG GGATGCCCTGTGTGGGAAAGTGCAGTGCCAGGGCGGAAAGCCCAGCCTGCTCGCACCGCACATGGTGCCAGTGGACTCCACCATTCACCTAGATGGTCACGAAGTGACCTGTCGGGGAGCCTTGGCACTCCCCAGTGCCCAGCTGGACCTGCTTGGCCTGGGCCTGGTAGAGCCAGGCACCCAGTGTGGACCTAGAATG GTGTGCCAGAGCAGGCGCTGCAGGAAGACTGCCTTCCAGGAGCTTCAGCGCTGCCTGACTGCCTGCCATGGCCACGGG GTTTGCAATAGCAACCATAactgccactgtgctccaggctgggctcCACCCTTCTGTGACAAGCCAGGCTTTGGTGGCAGCATGGACAGTGGCCCTGTGCAGGCTGAAA ACCATGACACCTTCCTGCTGGCCATGCTCCTCAGCGTCCTGCTGCCTCTGCTCCCAGGGGCCGGCCTGGCCTGGTGTTGCTACCGACTCCCAGGAGCCCATCTGCAGCGATGCAGCTGGGGCTGCTGGAGGGACCCTGCATGCAGTGG GCCCAAAGATGGCCCACACAGGGACCACCCCCTGGGCGGTGTTCCCCCCATGGAGTTGGGCCCCACAGCCACTGGACAGCCCTGGCCCCTGG ACCCTGAGAACTCTCCTGAGCCCAGCAGCTACCCTGAGAAGCCTCTGCCCACAGTCTCGCCTGACCCCCAAG CAGATCAAGTCCAGATGCCAAGTTCCTGCCTCTGGTGA
- the ADAM33 gene encoding disintegrin and metalloproteinase domain-containing protein 33 isoform X9 — MGWRPRRARGTPLLLLLLLLLFWPVPSAGVLQGHIPGQPVTPHWVLDGQPWRAVSLEEPVSKPDVGLVALEAEGQELLLELEKNHRLLAPGYIETHYGPDGQPVVLAPNHRDHCHYQGRVRGFPDSWVVLCTCSGMSGLVTLSRNASYYLRPRPRRGSKDFSTHKIFRMEQLLTWKGACGHRDPGDKAGMTSLSGAPQSRDRREARRTWKYLELYIVADHTLFLTRHRNLNHTKQRLLEVANYVDQLLRTLDIQVVLTGLEVWTERDRSRVTQDANATLWAFLQWRQGLWAQRPHDSAQLLTGRAFQGATVGLAPVEGMCRAESSGGVSTDHSELPIGAAATMAHEIGHSLGLSHDPDGCCVEAAAESGGCVMAAATGHPFPRVFSACSRRQLRAFFRKGGGACLSNAPDPGLPVPPALCGNGFVEAGEECDCGSGQECGDLCCFAHNCSLRPGAQCAHGDCCAHCLLKPAGALCRQAMGDCDLPEFCTGTSSHCPPDVYLLDGSPCARGSGYCWDGACPTLEQQCQQLWGPGSRPAPEACFQVVNSAGDAHGNCGQDSEGHFLPCAGRDALCGKVQCQGGKPSLLAPHMVPVDSTIHLDGHEVTCRGALALPSAQLDLLGLGLVEPGTQCGPRMVCQSRRCRKTAFQELQRCLTACHGHGVCNSNHNCHCAPGWAPPFCDKPGFGGSMDSGPVQAENHDTFLLAMLLSVLLPLLPGAGLAWCCYRLPGAHLQRCSWGCWRDPACSGPKDGPHRDHPLGGVPPMELGPTATGQPWPLDPENSPEPSSYPEKPLPTVSPDPQDQVQMPSSCLW, encoded by the exons GACATATCCCTGGGCAGCCAGTCACCCCCCACTGGGTCCTGGATGGACAACCCTGGCGCGCCGTCAGCCTGGAGGAGCCG GTCTCGAAGCCAGACGTGGGGCTGGTGGCCCTGGAGGCTGAAGGCCAGGAGCTCCTGCTTGAGCTGGAGAAGAACCA CAGGCTGCTGGCCCCAGGATACATAGAAACCCACTACGGCCCAGATGGGCAGCCAGTGGTGCTGGCCCCCAACCACAGG GATCATTGCCACTACCAAGGGCGAGTAAGGGGCTTCCCCGACTCCTGGGTAGTCCTCTGCACCTGCTCTGGGATGAG TGGCCTGGTCACCCTCAGCAGGAATGCCAGCTATTATCTGCGTCCCCGGCCACGCCGGGGCTCCAAGGACTTCTCAACCCACAAGATCTTTCGGATGGAGCAGCTGCTCACCTGGAAAGGAGCCTGTGGCCACAGGGATCCTGGGGACAAAGCGGGCATGACCAGCCTTTCTGGTGCTCCCCAGAGCAGG GACAGGCGAGAAGCGCGCAGGACCTGGAAGTACCTGGAACTGTACATTGTGGCAGACCACACCCTG TTCTTGACTCGGCACCGAAACTTGAACCACACCAAACAGCGTCTCCTGGAAGTCGCCAACTACGTGGACCAG CTTCTCAGGACTCTGGACATTCAGGTGGTGCTGACCGGCCTGGAAGTGTGGACCGAGCGGGACCGCAGCCGCGTCACGCAGGACGCCAACGCCACGCTCTGGGCCTTCCTGCAGTGGCGCCAGGGGCTGTGGGCGCAGCGGCCCCACGACTCCGCGCAGCTGCTCAC GGGCCGCGCCTTCCAGGGCGCCACGGTGGGCCTGGCTCCCGTCGAGGGCATGTGCCGCGCCGAGAGCTCGGGAGGCGTGAGCACG GACCACTCGGAGCTCCCCATTGGCGCCGCAGCCACCATGGCCCATGAGATCGGCCACAGCCTCGGCCTCAGCCACGACCCCGACGGCTGCTGCGTGGAGGCTGCGGCCGAGTCCGGAGGCTGCGTCATGGCTGCGGCCACCGG GCACCCGTTTCCGCGCGTGTTCAGCGCCTGCAGCCGCCGCCAGCTGCGCGCCTTCTTCCGCAAGGGGGGCGGCGCGTGCCTCTCCAATGCCCCGGACCCCGGACTCCCGGTGCCGCCGGCGCTCTGCGGGAACGGCTTCGTGGAGGCGGGCGAGGAGTGTGACTGCGGCTCTGGCCAG GAGTGCGGCGACCTCTGCTGCTTTGCTCACAACTGCTCGCTGCGCCCGGGGGCCCAGTGCGCCCACGGGGACTGCTGCGCGCACTGCCTG CTGAAGCCGGCTGGAGCGCTGTGCCGCCAGGCCATGGGTGACTGTGACCTCCCTGAGTTCTGCACGGGCACCTCCTCCCACTGTCCCCCAGACGTTTACCTACTGGACGGCTCACCTTGTGCCAGGGGCAGTGGCTACTGCTGGGATGGCGCATGTCCCACGCTGGAGCAGCAGTGCCAGCAGCTCTGGGGGCCTG GCTCCCGTCCAGCTCCCGAGGCCTGTTTCCAGGTGGTGAACTCTGCGGGAGATGCTCACGGAAACTGCGGCCAGGACAGCGAGGGCCACTTCCTGCCCTGTGCAGGGAG GGATGCCCTGTGTGGGAAAGTGCAGTGCCAGGGCGGAAAGCCCAGCCTGCTCGCACCGCACATGGTGCCAGTGGACTCCACCATTCACCTAGATGGTCACGAAGTGACCTGTCGGGGAGCCTTGGCACTCCCCAGTGCCCAGCTGGACCTGCTTGGCCTGGGCCTGGTAGAGCCAGGCACCCAGTGTGGACCTAGAATG GTGTGCCAGAGCAGGCGCTGCAGGAAGACTGCCTTCCAGGAGCTTCAGCGCTGCCTGACTGCCTGCCATGGCCACGGG GTTTGCAATAGCAACCATAactgccactgtgctccaggctgggctcCACCCTTCTGTGACAAGCCAGGCTTTGGTGGCAGCATGGACAGTGGCCCTGTGCAGGCTGAAA ACCATGACACCTTCCTGCTGGCCATGCTCCTCAGCGTCCTGCTGCCTCTGCTCCCAGGGGCCGGCCTGGCCTGGTGTTGCTACCGACTCCCAGGAGCCCATCTGCAGCGATGCAGCTGGGGCTGCTGGAGGGACCCTGCATGCAGTGG GCCCAAAGATGGCCCACACAGGGACCACCCCCTGGGCGGTGTTCCCCCCATGGAGTTGGGCCCCACAGCCACTGGACAGCCCTGGCCCCTGG ACCCTGAGAACTCTCCTGAGCCCAGCAGCTACCCTGAGAAGCCTCTGCCCACAGTCTCGCCTGACCCCCAAG ATCAAGTCCAGATGCCAAGTTCCTGCCTCTGGTGA
- the ADAM33 gene encoding disintegrin and metalloproteinase domain-containing protein 33 isoform X11, whose amino-acid sequence MGWRPRRARGTPLLLLLLLLLFWPVPSAGVLQGHIPGQPVTPHWVLDGQPWRAVSLEEPVSKPDVGLVALEAEGQELLLELEKNQLLAPGYIETHYGPDGQPVVLAPNHRVRCFHGLWDAPPEDHCHYQGRVRGFPDSWVVLCTCSGMSGLVTLSRNASYYLRPRPRRGSKDFSTHKIFRMEQLLTWKGACGHRDPGDKAGMTSLSGAPQSRDRREARRTWKYLELYIVADHTLFLTRHRNLNHTKQRLLEVANYVDQLLRTLDIQVVLTGLEVWTERDRSRVTQDANATLWAFLQWRQGLWAQRPHDSAQLLTGRAFQGATVGLAPVEGMCRAESSGGVSTDHSELPIGAAATMAHEIGHSLGLSHDPDGCCVEAAAESGGCVMAAATGHPFPRVFSACSRRQLRAFFRKGGGACLSNAPDPGLPVPPALCGNGFVEAGEECDCGSGQECGDLCCFAHNCSLRPGAQCAHGDCCAHCLLKPAGALCRQAMGDCDLPEFCTGTSSHCPPDVYLLDGSPCARGSGYCWDGACPTLEQQCQQLWGPGSRPAPEACFQVVNSAGDAHGNCGQDSEGHFLPCAGRDALCGKVQCQGGKPSLLAPHMVPVDSTIHLDGHEVTCRGALALPSAQLDLLGLGLVEPGTQCGPRMVCQSRRCRKTAFQELQRCLTACHGHGVCNSNHNCHCAPGWAPPFCDKPGFGGSMDSGPVQAENHDTFLLAMLLSVLLPLLPGAGLAWCCYRLPGAHLQRCSWGCWRDPACSG is encoded by the exons GACATATCCCTGGGCAGCCAGTCACCCCCCACTGGGTCCTGGATGGACAACCCTGGCGCGCCGTCAGCCTGGAGGAGCCG GTCTCGAAGCCAGACGTGGGGCTGGTGGCCCTGGAGGCTGAAGGCCAGGAGCTCCTGCTTGAGCTGGAGAAGAACCA GCTGCTGGCCCCAGGATACATAGAAACCCACTACGGCCCAGATGGGCAGCCAGTGGTGCTGGCCCCCAACCACAGGGTGAGATGCTTCCATGGGCTCTGGGATGCACCCCCAGAG GATCATTGCCACTACCAAGGGCGAGTAAGGGGCTTCCCCGACTCCTGGGTAGTCCTCTGCACCTGCTCTGGGATGAG TGGCCTGGTCACCCTCAGCAGGAATGCCAGCTATTATCTGCGTCCCCGGCCACGCCGGGGCTCCAAGGACTTCTCAACCCACAAGATCTTTCGGATGGAGCAGCTGCTCACCTGGAAAGGAGCCTGTGGCCACAGGGATCCTGGGGACAAAGCGGGCATGACCAGCCTTTCTGGTGCTCCCCAGAGCAGG GACAGGCGAGAAGCGCGCAGGACCTGGAAGTACCTGGAACTGTACATTGTGGCAGACCACACCCTG TTCTTGACTCGGCACCGAAACTTGAACCACACCAAACAGCGTCTCCTGGAAGTCGCCAACTACGTGGACCAG CTTCTCAGGACTCTGGACATTCAGGTGGTGCTGACCGGCCTGGAAGTGTGGACCGAGCGGGACCGCAGCCGCGTCACGCAGGACGCCAACGCCACGCTCTGGGCCTTCCTGCAGTGGCGCCAGGGGCTGTGGGCGCAGCGGCCCCACGACTCCGCGCAGCTGCTCAC GGGCCGCGCCTTCCAGGGCGCCACGGTGGGCCTGGCTCCCGTCGAGGGCATGTGCCGCGCCGAGAGCTCGGGAGGCGTGAGCACG GACCACTCGGAGCTCCCCATTGGCGCCGCAGCCACCATGGCCCATGAGATCGGCCACAGCCTCGGCCTCAGCCACGACCCCGACGGCTGCTGCGTGGAGGCTGCGGCCGAGTCCGGAGGCTGCGTCATGGCTGCGGCCACCGG GCACCCGTTTCCGCGCGTGTTCAGCGCCTGCAGCCGCCGCCAGCTGCGCGCCTTCTTCCGCAAGGGGGGCGGCGCGTGCCTCTCCAATGCCCCGGACCCCGGACTCCCGGTGCCGCCGGCGCTCTGCGGGAACGGCTTCGTGGAGGCGGGCGAGGAGTGTGACTGCGGCTCTGGCCAG GAGTGCGGCGACCTCTGCTGCTTTGCTCACAACTGCTCGCTGCGCCCGGGGGCCCAGTGCGCCCACGGGGACTGCTGCGCGCACTGCCTG CTGAAGCCGGCTGGAGCGCTGTGCCGCCAGGCCATGGGTGACTGTGACCTCCCTGAGTTCTGCACGGGCACCTCCTCCCACTGTCCCCCAGACGTTTACCTACTGGACGGCTCACCTTGTGCCAGGGGCAGTGGCTACTGCTGGGATGGCGCATGTCCCACGCTGGAGCAGCAGTGCCAGCAGCTCTGGGGGCCTG GCTCCCGTCCAGCTCCCGAGGCCTGTTTCCAGGTGGTGAACTCTGCGGGAGATGCTCACGGAAACTGCGGCCAGGACAGCGAGGGCCACTTCCTGCCCTGTGCAGGGAG GGATGCCCTGTGTGGGAAAGTGCAGTGCCAGGGCGGAAAGCCCAGCCTGCTCGCACCGCACATGGTGCCAGTGGACTCCACCATTCACCTAGATGGTCACGAAGTGACCTGTCGGGGAGCCTTGGCACTCCCCAGTGCCCAGCTGGACCTGCTTGGCCTGGGCCTGGTAGAGCCAGGCACCCAGTGTGGACCTAGAATG GTGTGCCAGAGCAGGCGCTGCAGGAAGACTGCCTTCCAGGAGCTTCAGCGCTGCCTGACTGCCTGCCATGGCCACGGG GTTTGCAATAGCAACCATAactgccactgtgctccaggctgggctcCACCCTTCTGTGACAAGCCAGGCTTTGGTGGCAGCATGGACAGTGGCCCTGTGCAGGCTGAAA ACCATGACACCTTCCTGCTGGCCATGCTCCTCAGCGTCCTGCTGCCTCTGCTCCCAGGGGCCGGCCTGGCCTGGTGTTGCTACCGACTCCCAGGAGCCCATCTGCAGCGATGCAGCTGGGGCTGCTGGAGGGACCCTGCATGCAGTGGGTAG
- the ADAM33 gene encoding disintegrin and metalloproteinase domain-containing protein 33 isoform X12, which yields MLPWALGCTPRGSLPLPRASKGLPRLLGSPLHLLWDEWPGHPQQECQLLSASPATPGLQGLLNPQDLSDGAAAHLERSLWPQGSWGQSGHDQPFWCSPEQGQARSAQDLEVPGTVHCGRPHPVLDSAPKLEPHQTASPGSRQLRGPASQDSGHSGGADRPGSVDRAGPQPRHAGRQRHALGLPAVAPGAVGAAAPRLRAAAHVGASDPDAGHGRGGLTSWPRLVTPHSAPRGRAFQGATVGLAPVEGMCRAESSGGVSTDHSELPIGAAATMAHEIGHSLGLSHDPDGCCVEAAAESGGCVMAAATGHPFPRVFSACSRRQLRAFFRKGGGACLSNAPDPGLPVPPALCGNGFVEAGEECDCGSGQECGDLCCFAHNCSLRPGAQCAHGDCCAHCLLKPAGALCRQAMGDCDLPEFCTGTSSHCPPDVYLLDGSPCARGSGYCWDGACPTLEQQCQQLWGPGSRPAPEACFQVVNSAGDAHGNCGQDSEGHFLPCAGRDALCGKVQCQGGKPSLLAPHMVPVDSTIHLDGHEVTCRGALALPSAQLDLLGLGLVEPGTQCGPRMVCQSRRCRKTAFQELQRCLTACHGHGVCNSNHNCHCAPGWAPPFCDKPGFGGSMDSGPVQAENHDTFLLAMLLSVLLPLLPGAGLAWCCYRLPGAHLQRCSWGCWRDPACSGPKDGPHRDHPLGGVPPMELGPTATGQPWPLDPENSPEPSSYPEKPLPTVSPDPQADQVQMPSSCLW from the exons ATGCTTCCATGGGCTCTGGGATGCACCCCCAGAG GATCATTGCCACTACCAAGGGCGAGTAAGGGGCTTCCCCGACTCCTGGGTAGTCCTCTGCACCTGCTCTGGGATGAG TGGCCTGGTCACCCTCAGCAGGAATGCCAGCTATTATCTGCGTCCCCGGCCACGCCGGGGCTCCAAGGACTTCTCAACCCACAAGATCTTTCGGATGGAGCAGCTGCTCACCTGGAAAGGAGCCTGTGGCCACAGGGATCCTGGGGACAAAGCGGGCATGACCAGCCTTTCTGGTGCTCCCCAGAGCAGG GACAGGCGAGAAGCGCGCAGGACCTGGAAGTACCTGGAACTGTACATTGTGGCAGACCACACCCTG TTCTTGACTCGGCACCGAAACTTGAACCACACCAAACAGCGTCTCCTGGAAGTCGCCAACTACGTGGACCAG CTTCTCAGGACTCTGGACATTCAGGTGGTGCTGACCGGCCTGGAAGTGTGGACCGAGCGGGACCGCAGCCGCGTCACGCAGGACGCCAACGCCACGCTCTGGGCCTTCCTGCAGTGGCGCCAGGGGCTGTGGGCGCAGCGGCCCCACGACTCCGCGCAGCTGCTCACGTGGGTGCCTCTGACCCGGACGCGGGTCACGGGCGGGGCGGCCTCACCTCCTGGCCCCGCCTGGTCACGCCGCACTCCGCCCCCAGGGGCCGCGCCTTCCAGGGCGCCACGGTGGGCCTGGCTCCCGTCGAGGGCATGTGCCGCGCCGAGAGCTCGGGAGGCGTGAGCACG GACCACTCGGAGCTCCCCATTGGCGCCGCAGCCACCATGGCCCATGAGATCGGCCACAGCCTCGGCCTCAGCCACGACCCCGACGGCTGCTGCGTGGAGGCTGCGGCCGAGTCCGGAGGCTGCGTCATGGCTGCGGCCACCGG GCACCCGTTTCCGCGCGTGTTCAGCGCCTGCAGCCGCCGCCAGCTGCGCGCCTTCTTCCGCAAGGGGGGCGGCGCGTGCCTCTCCAATGCCCCGGACCCCGGACTCCCGGTGCCGCCGGCGCTCTGCGGGAACGGCTTCGTGGAGGCGGGCGAGGAGTGTGACTGCGGCTCTGGCCAG GAGTGCGGCGACCTCTGCTGCTTTGCTCACAACTGCTCGCTGCGCCCGGGGGCCCAGTGCGCCCACGGGGACTGCTGCGCGCACTGCCTG CTGAAGCCGGCTGGAGCGCTGTGCCGCCAGGCCATGGGTGACTGTGACCTCCCTGAGTTCTGCACGGGCACCTCCTCCCACTGTCCCCCAGACGTTTACCTACTGGACGGCTCACCTTGTGCCAGGGGCAGTGGCTACTGCTGGGATGGCGCATGTCCCACGCTGGAGCAGCAGTGCCAGCAGCTCTGGGGGCCTG GCTCCCGTCCAGCTCCCGAGGCCTGTTTCCAGGTGGTGAACTCTGCGGGAGATGCTCACGGAAACTGCGGCCAGGACAGCGAGGGCCACTTCCTGCCCTGTGCAGGGAG GGATGCCCTGTGTGGGAAAGTGCAGTGCCAGGGCGGAAAGCCCAGCCTGCTCGCACCGCACATGGTGCCAGTGGACTCCACCATTCACCTAGATGGTCACGAAGTGACCTGTCGGGGAGCCTTGGCACTCCCCAGTGCCCAGCTGGACCTGCTTGGCCTGGGCCTGGTAGAGCCAGGCACCCAGTGTGGACCTAGAATG GTGTGCCAGAGCAGGCGCTGCAGGAAGACTGCCTTCCAGGAGCTTCAGCGCTGCCTGACTGCCTGCCATGGCCACGGG GTTTGCAATAGCAACCATAactgccactgtgctccaggctgggctcCACCCTTCTGTGACAAGCCAGGCTTTGGTGGCAGCATGGACAGTGGCCCTGTGCAGGCTGAAA ACCATGACACCTTCCTGCTGGCCATGCTCCTCAGCGTCCTGCTGCCTCTGCTCCCAGGGGCCGGCCTGGCCTGGTGTTGCTACCGACTCCCAGGAGCCCATCTGCAGCGATGCAGCTGGGGCTGCTGGAGGGACCCTGCATGCAGTGG GCCCAAAGATGGCCCACACAGGGACCACCCCCTGGGCGGTGTTCCCCCCATGGAGTTGGGCCCCACAGCCACTGGACAGCCCTGGCCCCTGG ACCCTGAGAACTCTCCTGAGCCCAGCAGCTACCCTGAGAAGCCTCTGCCCACAGTCTCGCCTGACCCCCAAG CAGATCAAGTCCAGATGCCAAGTTCCTGCCTCTGGTGA